Part of the Paenibacillus guangzhouensis genome is shown below.
TTCCCTACCAGCGCGTCAATAACCGTCTCAACTTGTTGCGGAATTTGCGGATCTAGCGTTTCTTTTGTATCGTGCTTGTTCTTATCTTTACCTCGTTCTTGTCCTACATAATACGTGTCACTGCTACTTGTTTTAAGTACGGTCTGATCATTCTGCTTATAGAAGTTAACAGACTGTGTGGCACCATTCACCTTTACATCTGCACTACCGCTCGCTGCCTGTTTGTCTAAGCTGATCTTGAAGTTGCCTGTCGCGCTAGCAAGAACATTGCCATTATCCTGCAACGTAGCGGAGGCTTGCACAGCTACATTCTGGATCGTTCTTGTGTTCTTCAGTGCAGATTTATACGCGTCATACCCGGATGTACTCGCGAATGCACTTACTCCTGTTGTAATCATCATGACGCTGCTAATGCCTAGTGCGCTGCCTAGCATGAACCATTTCTTCTTCATGTTCTACCTCCTGGAAATAAGATTTTTGAATTACAAGATCAATCTTAGGCAGTAAAACTGAAAAACTTGTGAAGCATTTATTAAAATCTTATTAAATCAACAAAAGTCAGCATACGTTAATTTTCATCAAAAAAAGGCAACTGTCCACAACAGTTGCCTTTCATTCTAGTTCACATTTATGGCGTAAACGAAGTCACTTCAATGTGCTAAAGTTTCCATCAAACCGGCTGCATCGCCTGCATGAACCTGCCCATTCGCTCCAGCGCCTTCTCCAATTCGACAAGCGACGTCGCATAGGAGCAGCGAATAAAGCCCTCTCCGCCTGATCCGAATACATGACCCGGCACGACCGCCACCTTTGTTTCTTTCAACAGCCGAAGAGCGAATTGCTCCGATGACATGCCCGTTGAAGCAATGGAAGGAAAGGCATAGAAAGCTCCCTCAGGCTCGTGACAAGTCAACCCGATTGCATTCAAACCGGCTACGAAGAGTTTGCGCCGTTCATTATAGCTCGCCATCATCTCATCCTTCGTATCCATGCCATGGCGCAATGATTCAAGCGCGGCAATCTGTGCGAGGGTGGGAGCGCTCATCGCCGTATACTGGTGGATTTTCAGCATGCCTGCGATCAACTCCCGTGGGCCGCATGCATAGCCTACCCGCCACCCTGTCATTGCGAACGCTTTGGAAAATCCGCTGATGACAATCGTACGCTCTTTCATACCCGGCAAGGAGGCGATGCTGACATGTTTGCTCCCATAGGTTAGCTCCGCATAGACTTCATCTGAAATGACAACCAGATTATGCTCGATAACGAGCTTGGTAATCGGCAGCCAATCCTGCTCCGTCATCACTGTTCCGGTCGGATTACACGGATAATTAAGCATCAAAATCTTCGAATTCGGCGTAATTGCCGCTTGTAGTGCTTGCGGGGTCAGCTTAAACTGCTCCTCTGCTGTAGCCGCTACCTCCACAATTTTACCGCCATGCAGATGAGTTATGGGCTCATAGGCAATATAGCTTGGTGCCGGAATCAGCACCTCATCGCCCGGATCGATCACCGTCCGGAGCGCCAGATCAACGGCTTCACTGCTTCCTACCGTCACGATAATTTCTTGCTCGGGGTCGTAGGAGAGCGCGAAGCTGCTCGCAAGATAAGATGAGATCTCCTCCCGCAGTTCCATCAAGCCGGCATTGGAAGTATATTTCGTCCGACCCTCACGCAATGCCTGAATACAAGCTTCACGAACCTTTTCTGGTGTATCGAAATCTGGCTCTCCGACACCAAGAGCAATTGTATCACTAGCTGATGCAGCCAGATCAAAAAAAGCGCGAATCCCCGA
Proteins encoded:
- a CDS encoding aminotransferase class I/II-fold pyridoxal phosphate-dependent enzyme; translated protein: MFSADGTGQFLSSRVRDIRPSGIRAFFDLAASASDTIALGVGEPDFDTPEKVREACIQALREGRTKYTSNAGLMELREEISSYLASSFALSYDPEQEIIVTVGSSEAVDLALRTVIDPGDEVLIPAPSYIAYEPITHLHGGKIVEVAATAEEQFKLTPQALQAAITPNSKILMLNYPCNPTGTVMTEQDWLPITKLVIEHNLVVISDEVYAELTYGSKHVSIASLPGMKERTIVISGFSKAFAMTGWRVGYACGPRELIAGMLKIHQYTAMSAPTLAQIAALESLRHGMDTKDEMMASYNERRKLFVAGLNAIGLTCHEPEGAFYAFPSIASTGMSSEQFALRLLKETKVAVVPGHVFGSGGEGFIRCSYATSLVELEKALERMGRFMQAMQPV